A single genomic interval of Prionailurus viverrinus isolate Anna chromosome A2, UM_Priviv_1.0, whole genome shotgun sequence harbors:
- the LOC125147877 gene encoding zinc finger protein 724-like, with protein sequence MRTHSGEKPFKCNQCGKAYSSSSYLNRHKRIHSGEKPYGCRDCRKTFRDSSLLRQHEEIHSKDKPYKCDQCNKTFSRRSRLNTHKILHTGEKPYACNDCGKTFSILPYLKRHKRIHTGEKSVECNLCGKALSSESYLKTHLRIHTGERPYKCGQCGKTFRMSCNLIVHKKMHAGEKPCICKDCGKSFRDHSCLKEHMRIHTGEKPFACHQCGKTFRVNYFLILHKKIHMRTKQYECKECGKAFSGVLSHRRHMKKHTREKKPFNCSECGKAFRRNASLTIHMRTHTGEKPYKCDQCGKTFNVRGNLTVHKRVHTGEKPYQCNVCGRAFSKLISLRRHHESTHAGQNS encoded by the coding sequence ATGAGAACCCACAGTGGAGAAAAACCTTTTAAATGTAACCAGTGTGGGAAAGCCTACAGTTCAAGCTCTTATCTTAATCGGCACAAAAGAATTCACTCTGGGGAGAAGCCCTATGGATGCCGTGACTGTAGAAAAACCTTCAGAGATAGTTCACTTCTTAGACAACATGAAGAGATTCATTCCAAGGACAAACCCTACAAGTGTGATCAGTGCAACAAAACATTCAGTAGAAGGTCTAGGCTTAACACACACAAGATATTACATACTGGAGAGAAGCCCTATGCCTGCAATGATTGTGGGAAAACCTTCAGTATTCTCCCGTACCTTAAAAGACATAAGAgaatccatactggagagaaatCCGTTGAGTGTAACCTCTGTGGAAAAGCACTAAGTAGTGAGTCATACCTGAAGACACACCTGAGGATACATACTGGAGAGAGACCTTACAAGTGTGGTCAGTGTGGGAAAACTTTTAGAATGAGCTGTAATCTCATAGTGCACAAGAAGATGCATGCTGGAGAGAAACCGTGTATATGCAAGGACTGTGGGAAATCCTTCAGGGACCACTCGTGCCTGAAAGAACACATgagaattcacactggagagaaaccctttGCATGCCATCAGTGTGGGAAAACCTTCAGAGTgaattatttcctcattttgcaCAAGAAAATTCACATGAGGACAAAACAATATGagtgtaaggaatgtgggaaagccttcagtggTGTCTTATCTCATAGGAGGCATATGAAAAAGCACACCAGGGAGAAGAAACCCTTCAACTGTAGTGAGTGTGGAAAAGCTTTTAGGAGGAATGCATCCCTTACAATACACATGAGAacccacactggggagaaacCCTACAAGTGTGATCAGTGTGGGAAAACCTTCAATGTAAGGGGTAATCTTACCGTGCACAAGAGAGTGCATACTGGCGAAAAACCCTATCAGTGCAATGTCTGTGGTCGTGCTTTCAGTAAGCTCATATCCCTTCGGAGGCATCATGAGAGCACTCATGCTGGACAAAACTCCTAG